Proteins from one Hydrogenophaga sp. SL48 genomic window:
- the lptG gene encoding LPS export ABC transporter permease LptG, which translates to MRTIRRLIYGEILIATGFVLLAFLSLFFFFDFVEELGSLGQPSRLDPKVIYEMRHALLYVGLLMPSRVYELLPISVLIGSVAVLARLAQSSEYTILRTSGLGPWKALRTLLGLGLLFVALTFAIGDYVAPIADKTAQLLKARYQGRISLGQTGAWLKERQTHSNFSVNVGSLSPQGELGEVRIFEFDNQGLLVSTLQAEKGQIEKDTSWTLRKVVRREFETSGQQSAKIVKSVHQTFNWPSSISAEMISVALLKPDRMRTADLYAYVQHLEANGQTAQRYEIEFWRKVFYPLSCLVMVVLALPFAYFHFRSGGITGYVFGGVMIGISFFLLNNVFGHIGNLNHWRPWLAAASPAIIYSFVSLGAFGWLVLRR; encoded by the coding sequence ATGAGGACCATCCGCCGCCTGATCTATGGCGAAATCCTGATCGCCACTGGCTTTGTGTTGCTGGCCTTCCTGTCGCTTTTCTTCTTCTTCGACTTTGTGGAAGAGCTGGGTTCGCTGGGTCAGCCCTCGCGCCTGGACCCAAAGGTGATCTACGAGATGCGCCACGCCCTGCTGTACGTGGGCCTGCTGATGCCCAGCCGGGTGTACGAGTTGTTGCCCATTTCGGTGCTGATCGGGTCGGTCGCGGTGCTGGCGCGGCTGGCCCAGAGCTCGGAATACACCATCCTGCGAACCAGCGGCCTGGGGCCCTGGAAAGCGCTGCGCACCCTGCTGGGGCTGGGCTTGCTGTTTGTCGCGCTGACCTTCGCCATCGGCGACTACGTGGCGCCCATCGCCGACAAAACCGCCCAGTTGCTCAAGGCCCGCTACCAGGGGCGCATCAGCCTGGGGCAAACGGGCGCCTGGCTCAAGGAGCGGCAGACCCACAGCAATTTTTCGGTGAATGTGGGGTCGCTCTCACCCCAGGGTGAACTGGGGGAGGTCCGCATCTTCGAGTTCGACAACCAGGGCCTGCTGGTGTCCACGCTGCAAGCCGAAAAAGGCCAGATCGAAAAAGACACTTCCTGGACGTTGCGCAAGGTGGTTCGCCGCGAGTTCGAGACGTCGGGGCAGCAGTCGGCCAAGATTGTCAAGAGCGTGCACCAGACGTTCAATTGGCCCAGCAGCATTTCGGCAGAGATGATCTCGGTCGCCTTGCTGAAGCCCGACCGCATGCGCACTGCGGACCTGTACGCCTACGTGCAGCACCTGGAGGCCAACGGCCAGACCGCCCAGCGCTACGAAATCGAGTTCTGGCGAAAGGTGTTCTACCCGCTCAGCTGCCTGGTGATGGTGGTTCTGGCCCTGCCTTTTGCCTACTTCCATTTCCGCAGCGGCGGGATCACGGGCTATGTGTTTGGCGGTGTGATGATCGGCATCAGCTTTTTCCTGCTGAACAACGTCTTCGGGCACATCGGCAACCTCAACCACTGGCGCCCCTGGCTCGCGGCGGCCTCACCGGCCATCATCTATTCTTTTGTATCGCTCGGTGCCTTTGGTTGGCTCGTGCTTCGGCGGTGA
- the lptF gene encoding LPS export ABC transporter permease LptF, producing the protein MLFHSSIRTELARSFGATLVVLFTIVLTVLLIRTLGMASRGSVNPEEVMLVLGYTVLGYTQTILTLALFIAIVSTLSRMYRDSEMIIWFSSGRSLGGFLSPVFRFAWPILAVIALMVFFVWPWANQQTEDLRARFENRGDLQRIAPGQFQESSSGRRVFFIDKDTADGTEGKNVFISSIEKNGNETVTSANSGRIEWVKERQFLMLNNGQRLENDPKTGRIKVSEFEQYGAQIGAAAIYTGSARALKARNTLALLKDPTVGNMGEFGWRIGVALTALNLVLLGVAATISNPRAGKGGNLMFTLFAFIVYFNMLNVGQRWVASGQVNWVTLLVLLHGIVFVLCAVWLAKRHHNVSLLDLPRRFLAGQRSTGAAA; encoded by the coding sequence ATGTTATTCCATTCTTCTATTCGCACTGAGCTGGCACGCAGTTTTGGGGCCACGCTGGTGGTGCTGTTCACCATCGTTCTGACGGTGCTGCTGATCCGCACGCTGGGCATGGCCTCGCGTGGCAGCGTCAACCCGGAAGAGGTGATGCTGGTGCTGGGTTACACGGTGCTCGGCTACACCCAGACCATCCTGACGCTGGCCCTGTTCATCGCCATCGTCTCCACGCTCTCGCGCATGTACCGCGACAGCGAAATGATCATCTGGTTTTCCAGCGGGCGCTCGCTCGGTGGATTCCTCAGTCCGGTGTTCCGGTTTGCCTGGCCCATCCTCGCGGTCATCGCGCTGATGGTTTTTTTCGTCTGGCCCTGGGCCAACCAGCAAACAGAAGACTTGCGTGCCCGGTTTGAAAATCGGGGCGACCTGCAACGCATCGCGCCAGGTCAGTTCCAGGAGTCGTCCAGTGGCCGCCGTGTCTTTTTCATCGACAAGGACACTGCCGATGGCACGGAGGGCAAGAACGTCTTCATCTCCAGCATCGAAAAGAACGGCAACGAAACGGTCACCTCGGCCAATTCGGGGCGCATCGAGTGGGTCAAAGAGCGGCAGTTCCTGATGCTCAACAACGGCCAGCGGCTTGAGAACGACCCGAAAACGGGGCGCATCAAGGTCAGCGAGTTTGAACAGTACGGTGCCCAGATTGGCGCAGCCGCCATCTACACCGGCAGCGCGAGGGCGCTGAAAGCGCGCAACACGCTCGCGCTGCTCAAGGACCCCACCGTGGGCAACATGGGCGAGTTCGGGTGGCGCATCGGTGTGGCACTGACCGCGCTGAACCTGGTGTTGCTGGGGGTGGCCGCGACCATCAGCAACCCACGGGCCGGCAAAGGCGGCAACCTCATGTTCACCCTGTTCGCCTTCATCGTCTACTTCAACATGCTCAACGTGGGACAACGGTGGGTGGCCTCCGGTCAGGTCAACTGGGTCACGTTGCTGGTGCTGTTGCATGGCATTGTGTTTGTGCTGTGTGCCGTCTGGCTGGCCAAGCGCCACCACAACGTCAGCCTGCTCGACCTGCCCCGCCGCTTCCTGGCGGGGCAACGGTCCACCGGTGCTGCCGCATGA
- a CDS encoding leucyl aminopeptidase encodes MDFELKPLSGAQAARWAVDAVLVLVPDSLVAADGDDALTELVREALRRGDLESGAGKCLSCYRPAGFKASRVVLVRAGDGSATAVRKAMTAGLSQLKVPGVKKLGVLLSLLERDATVVRTAMTAAADATYSYVTTKPSAHARSLQQIVLGVKDLAASRQEFQMGQALVTGVELAKEWANRPANHATPSQLADVARKLGRKPRIKTEVLGPKEVAALGMGAFLAVARGSAEPLRFIVMQYQGGAKGSAPVVLVGKGITFDTGGISIKPAAEMDEMKFDMGGAASVLGTFAALAELQPAINVVGIIPSCENMPDGLAVKPGDVVTSMSGQTIEILNTDAEGRLILCDALTYAARFKPRCVVDIATLTGACVIALGAVRSGLFSNREELADAFRVAGDRSLDLCWRMPLDEDYAEGLKSNFADMGNVAGRAGGAITAAKFLQKFVAETPWVHLDIAGTAWKSGAAKGSTGRPVPLLLQYLVDQASLAENDKPVQKKRRVVAASRRA; translated from the coding sequence ATGGACTTTGAACTCAAACCCCTTTCAGGCGCTCAAGCGGCTCGTTGGGCCGTGGACGCCGTGTTGGTGCTCGTGCCCGACAGCCTGGTCGCTGCCGACGGTGACGATGCGCTGACCGAGCTGGTTCGCGAGGCTTTGCGCCGAGGTGATCTGGAGTCAGGCGCAGGCAAGTGCCTGTCGTGCTACCGCCCCGCTGGCTTCAAGGCGAGCCGTGTGGTGCTGGTCCGTGCGGGTGACGGGTCGGCCACGGCGGTGCGCAAGGCGATGACAGCGGGTCTGAGTCAGTTGAAGGTGCCTGGTGTCAAGAAGCTGGGTGTGTTGCTGTCTTTGCTGGAGCGCGATGCCACCGTGGTGCGCACGGCCATGACCGCCGCGGCCGACGCGACCTACAGCTACGTGACCACCAAACCCTCGGCGCACGCGAGATCGCTCCAGCAGATCGTGCTCGGTGTGAAAGATCTGGCGGCATCGCGTCAGGAGTTCCAGATGGGGCAGGCCCTGGTGACGGGGGTGGAACTGGCCAAGGAGTGGGCGAACCGACCCGCCAACCACGCCACACCCAGCCAGCTGGCCGACGTGGCACGCAAGCTCGGTCGCAAACCACGCATCAAGACCGAGGTGCTCGGGCCGAAAGAAGTGGCCGCGTTGGGCATGGGCGCATTCCTGGCCGTGGCCCGTGGGTCGGCCGAACCGCTGCGCTTCATCGTGATGCAGTACCAGGGTGGAGCCAAGGGCAGTGCCCCCGTGGTGCTGGTGGGCAAGGGCATCACCTTCGACACCGGTGGCATTTCCATCAAGCCAGCGGCCGAGATGGACGAGATGAAGTTCGACATGGGCGGGGCGGCGAGTGTGCTGGGCACCTTCGCTGCGCTGGCTGAGCTGCAACCCGCCATCAACGTGGTCGGCATCATCCCCAGTTGTGAAAACATGCCCGACGGGCTGGCGGTGAAGCCTGGGGACGTGGTCACCAGCATGAGCGGGCAGACCATCGAGATCCTCAACACCGACGCAGAAGGGCGCTTGATCCTGTGCGACGCGTTGACCTACGCGGCGCGGTTCAAGCCCCGTTGTGTGGTCGATATCGCGACCCTCACCGGGGCCTGTGTCATTGCGCTCGGAGCCGTTCGTTCCGGGCTGTTCTCCAACCGCGAAGAGCTGGCCGATGCCTTCCGTGTGGCCGGGGACCGCTCCCTCGACCTGTGCTGGCGCATGCCGCTGGACGAGGACTATGCCGAGGGACTCAAGTCCAACTTTGCCGACATGGGCAACGTCGCTGGACGCGCGGGCGGGGCCATCACCGCCGCCAAGTTCCTCCAGAAGTTTGTCGCCGAGACGCCTTGGGTGCACCTGGACATCGCGGGCACGGCCTGGAAGAGCGGTGCCGCCAAAGGCTCCACCGGACGACCCGTGCCGTTGCTGCTTCAGTATCTGGTTGATCAAGCCTCTTTGGCGGAGAACGACAAACCCGTTCAGAAAAAGCGCAGGGTTGTGGCGGCGTCTCGGCGAGCTTGA
- a CDS encoding DNA polymerase III subunit chi, which yields MTEVAFHLNVGDKRAYACRLLRKAYLKGSRLLVLGDEPTLDALDLALWLMGQGEFVPHARGSDPAHVLRHSPILLSARETDGFAADVLVNIGSAMPAEVGRFDRVIELVGGGTEDRQGARERWRQYKAAGLEPLSHDLAAVRDS from the coding sequence ATGACCGAGGTTGCTTTCCATCTCAACGTGGGCGACAAGCGAGCCTACGCCTGTCGACTGCTGCGCAAAGCCTACCTGAAGGGGTCGAGGCTGCTGGTGCTGGGCGATGAGCCCACCCTCGACGCGCTGGACCTTGCGCTCTGGCTCATGGGGCAGGGCGAGTTCGTGCCGCACGCCCGCGGTTCCGACCCGGCGCACGTGCTGCGGCACTCCCCCATTCTGCTGAGTGCCCGCGAGACGGACGGTTTTGCCGCCGATGTGCTGGTCAACATAGGCAGTGCCATGCCGGCGGAGGTGGGGCGGTTCGACAGGGTCATCGAACTGGTGGGGGGCGGCACAGAGGACCGCCAGGGAGCGCGCGAGCGGTGGCGGCAGTACAAGGCCGCTGGCCTTGAGCCGTTGTCGCACGATCTCGCCGCCGTCCGGGACAGCTGA
- a CDS encoding branched-chain amino acid ABC transporter substrate-binding protein, producing the protein MHMNIKLAVIAAAVALVACGKKEEAAPAAAPAAEAPAAAPAPAPAADGVIKIGHVGPTSGAIAHLGKDNENGAKMAVEELNAAGLTIDGKPAKFELLAEDDAADPKQGTAAAQKLVDAKVAGVIGHLNSGTTIPASQIYNDAGIPQISPSATNPKYTRQGYAGVFRMVADDVHLGGTLGKYAVETLKGKNVAVIDDRTAYGQGVADEFEKGVTAAGGKVVGREFTNDKATDFNAILTTLKAKKPDVVFFGGMDAVAGPMLKQMKALGIKAKFMGGDGICSSELPKLAGDGMADDQVYCAEAGGVEGEQKAGMEKFRADFKTKFGTDVQVYAPYVYDAVKVMAEAMVKANSSEPAKYLPALKAIEHKGVTGNIAFDEKGDIKNGALTLMTYKGGARTTIAVIR; encoded by the coding sequence ATGCACATGAACATCAAACTGGCCGTTATTGCTGCGGCCGTCGCTCTGGTTGCTTGCGGCAAAAAAGAAGAGGCCGCTCCGGCAGCCGCTCCTGCTGCTGAAGCACCTGCCGCAGCACCCGCTCCAGCCCCGGCCGCCGACGGTGTGATCAAGATCGGTCACGTGGGTCCGACCAGTGGTGCCATTGCCCACCTCGGCAAAGACAACGAAAACGGCGCCAAGATGGCCGTTGAAGAACTCAACGCCGCTGGCCTGACCATCGATGGCAAGCCCGCCAAGTTCGAGTTGCTGGCCGAAGACGACGCGGCCGATCCGAAGCAAGGCACCGCCGCCGCACAAAAGCTGGTGGACGCGAAGGTGGCCGGTGTGATCGGTCACCTGAACTCCGGAACCACCATCCCCGCTTCGCAGATCTACAACGACGCAGGCATTCCCCAGATCTCCCCCTCGGCCACCAACCCCAAGTACACCCGCCAGGGTTACGCTGGCGTGTTCCGCATGGTGGCTGACGACGTGCACCTCGGTGGCACCCTCGGCAAGTACGCCGTGGAAACCCTCAAGGGCAAGAACGTCGCCGTCATTGACGACCGCACCGCTTACGGCCAAGGCGTGGCCGACGAGTTCGAAAAAGGCGTGACGGCTGCCGGCGGCAAGGTTGTGGGTCGTGAATTCACCAACGACAAAGCCACCGACTTCAATGCCATCCTGACCACCTTGAAGGCCAAGAAGCCCGACGTGGTGTTCTTCGGCGGCATGGACGCAGTGGCCGGCCCGATGCTCAAGCAGATGAAGGCCCTCGGCATCAAGGCCAAGTTCATGGGCGGCGACGGCATCTGCTCCAGCGAGCTGCCCAAGCTGGCTGGCGACGGCATGGCCGACGATCAGGTCTACTGCGCAGAAGCCGGTGGCGTTGAAGGCGAGCAGAAGGCTGGCATGGAGAAGTTCCGCGCCGACTTCAAGACCAAGTTCGGTACCGACGTTCAGGTGTATGCCCCCTACGTGTACGACGCGGTGAAGGTGATGGCCGAAGCCATGGTCAAGGCCAACTCGTCTGAGCCGGCCAAGTACCTGCCGGCACTCAAGGCCATCGAGCACAAAGGCGTGACCGGCAATATCGCGTTCGACGAAAAGGGCGACATCAAGAACGGTGCCCTGACGCTGATGACCTACAAGGGCGGCGCCCGCACCACCATCGCCGTGATCCGCTGA
- a CDS encoding helix-turn-helix domain-containing protein codes for MDTLPMFRKQTASSPLARANRIVLPPLRERPEDIRWLTERLLASLVLEQGRPLAMSETFLRDIMGREWRGNVRELRSYLEQALVMSDGGLLDTPLALESANAPPNGARTEPIAPLQSILEGVERTHIRKALSHCEGSVGKTAEVVGISRKTLWEKMRKLSITA; via the coding sequence TTGGACACGCTGCCGATGTTCAGGAAGCAGACCGCTTCTTCGCCCTTGGCAAGAGCAAACAGGATCGTTTTGCCGCCATTGCGTGAACGCCCCGAAGACATCCGCTGGCTGACCGAACGGCTGCTCGCGTCGCTGGTGCTGGAGCAGGGACGACCGCTGGCGATGTCCGAGACCTTCCTGCGCGACATCATGGGACGCGAATGGCGCGGCAATGTCCGTGAGCTGCGCTCTTATCTGGAGCAAGCCCTGGTGATGAGCGACGGGGGCTTGCTGGACACGCCCCTGGCGCTGGAGAGCGCGAACGCGCCGCCCAACGGCGCCCGCACAGAACCGATCGCGCCGTTGCAGAGCATTCTCGAAGGTGTGGAGCGCACGCACATCCGCAAAGCGCTGTCGCACTGCGAAGGCAGCGTCGGCAAGACGGCCGAGGTGGTGGGCATCAGCCGCAAGACACTGTGGGAGAAAATGAGGAAGCTCTCGATCACGGCCTGA
- a CDS encoding TlpA family protein disulfide reductase: MTRYEAGPDAIPDASHDRWTRRFWLGGAAAVLVTPWSAVMAQPVSAAAEEAKAPPLPALGSELKVPRITRLDGSVFEPAQAEGRPLLVYWWSSTCPFCALQSPSMEQLWQSQEARGLQMLALSIDRKPEDAVAYLMKKGYSFPAAWAGPDWRKAFPKPRGLPITLLRGRDGQLLLAEKGQMFAEDVEAIAGLI, from the coding sequence ATGACCCGATATGAAGCCGGACCCGACGCCATACCCGATGCCAGCCACGACCGGTGGACCCGCCGCTTCTGGCTGGGTGGAGCCGCCGCCGTGCTGGTGACCCCATGGTCCGCCGTCATGGCCCAGCCGGTCTCGGCCGCGGCCGAAGAAGCCAAGGCCCCACCGCTGCCTGCGCTTGGCAGCGAACTCAAAGTGCCGCGCATCACCCGGCTTGATGGCTCGGTGTTCGAGCCCGCCCAGGCCGAAGGCCGGCCGCTGCTGGTGTACTGGTGGTCCAGCACCTGCCCGTTCTGCGCGTTGCAAAGCCCGAGCATGGAGCAGCTCTGGCAGAGCCAGGAGGCCCGCGGGCTTCAGATGCTGGCGCTGTCCATCGACAGGAAACCCGAAGACGCCGTGGCCTATCTGATGAAAAAGGGCTACAGCTTCCCGGCCGCCTGGGCGGGCCCGGACTGGCGCAAGGCCTTCCCCAAACCCCGGGGCCTGCCCATCACCCTGCTGCGTGGGCGCGATGGTCAACTGCTGCTGGCGGAAAAGGGCCAGATGTTTGCCGAGGACGTGGAAGCCATCGCCGGGTTGATCTGA
- a CDS encoding cation diffusion facilitator family transporter yields MSAGHDHSHAPASFNKAFAFGIGLNLAFVAIEAFYGWKINSLALLADAGHNLSDVAGLVLAWGGALAGKLRPNPRHTYGWKRGSILAAFANALLLLVAMGALVWEAAGRLMSPDPMAGAEGLTIMAVAGVGIMVNTVTALLFMRGRENDLNIRGAFLHMAADALVSAGVVVAGALSLWMGWAWLDPVVSLLIAAVILIGTWNLFRQSLHLLFDGVPDSVDPQAVHDYLAALPGISRVHDLHIWAMDTSQVAMTAHLVMPQGHADDGFLKEATEQLHERFEITHATLQVVNVPFTQPCGDWQAASDTSPAQQGPGSHVHPH; encoded by the coding sequence ATGAGCGCCGGACACGATCACAGCCACGCCCCCGCCAGTTTCAACAAGGCCTTCGCCTTCGGCATCGGTTTGAACCTTGCCTTTGTGGCGATCGAAGCTTTCTACGGCTGGAAAATCAACTCGCTGGCCCTGCTGGCGGATGCGGGGCACAACCTGAGCGATGTGGCCGGGCTGGTCCTGGCCTGGGGCGGGGCGCTGGCTGGCAAGCTGCGACCCAACCCCCGCCACACCTATGGATGGAAGCGCGGCAGCATCCTCGCGGCGTTTGCCAATGCCTTGCTGCTGCTCGTGGCCATGGGCGCGCTGGTCTGGGAGGCTGCGGGGCGCCTGATGTCACCCGACCCCATGGCCGGCGCCGAGGGCCTGACGATCATGGCGGTGGCGGGTGTGGGCATCATGGTCAACACCGTCACCGCCTTGCTGTTCATGCGGGGACGCGAGAACGATCTGAACATCCGCGGGGCTTTCCTGCACATGGCGGCCGACGCGCTGGTGTCGGCCGGTGTGGTGGTGGCCGGCGCGCTCAGCTTGTGGATGGGCTGGGCCTGGCTCGATCCGGTGGTCAGCCTGCTGATCGCCGCCGTGATTCTCATCGGCACCTGGAACCTGTTCCGGCAGTCCTTGCACCTGTTGTTTGATGGCGTGCCCGACAGCGTGGATCCGCAGGCGGTGCACGACTACCTGGCGGCGCTGCCGGGCATCAGCCGCGTGCACGACCTGCACATCTGGGCCATGGACACGTCACAGGTGGCCATGACGGCCCATCTGGTGATGCCGCAGGGGCATGCCGACGACGGGTTTCTGAAAGAGGCCACGGAGCAGCTGCATGAGCGCTTCGAGATCACCCATGCCACCTTGCAGGTGGTGAACGTGCCGTTCACCCAGCCCTGTGGCGACTGGCAGGCGGCGTCGGACACGTCCCCTGCGCAGCAGGGGCCTGGCAGCCATGTCCACCCTCATTGA
- a CDS encoding thioredoxin family protein, whose protein sequence is MLTVKILGSGCANCKKLEAVAREAATASHIEAEFLKVTDMQQIMAYDLLSTPGLVVNDKLVSSGRIPTVAEVQKWLSA, encoded by the coding sequence ATGTTGACCGTCAAGATCCTGGGTTCCGGCTGTGCCAACTGCAAGAAGCTCGAAGCCGTGGCCCGCGAAGCCGCCACCGCCAGCCACATCGAGGCCGAGTTCCTCAAGGTCACCGACATGCAGCAGATCATGGCCTACGACCTGCTCTCCACGCCGGGCCTGGTGGTCAATGACAAACTGGTCAGCAGCGGACGCATTCCCACGGTGGCGGAAGTCCAGAAGTGGCTGTCCGCCTGA
- a CDS encoding permease, with protein sequence MALTGRALGVALSLWAVWFYARQLPADDWRSWLWEAWRFVKQIFLVLVIGVFVVGMVRQLIRPEWIESLAGSNTLMANVVAVGFGVFMYFPTLVEVPVARMFLDLGMHPGPLLAYLMADPELSLQSMLMVAAVIGRTKTAAYVGWVALFSVSAGLIFGAWVDGAAWTSLAAVMGACLAGLAVALGWLRRRRRMVVAA encoded by the coding sequence ATGGCCCTCACGGGGCGTGCACTGGGGGTCGCGCTGTCGCTGTGGGCGGTGTGGTTCTACGCACGGCAGTTGCCCGCCGACGACTGGCGCAGCTGGTTGTGGGAAGCGTGGCGCTTCGTGAAGCAGATCTTCCTGGTGCTGGTGATTGGCGTGTTCGTGGTCGGCATGGTGCGGCAGCTCATTCGCCCCGAGTGGATCGAATCGCTGGCTGGCAGCAACACCCTGATGGCCAACGTGGTGGCGGTGGGTTTCGGCGTCTTCATGTACTTCCCCACGCTGGTCGAGGTGCCGGTGGCCCGCATGTTCCTGGACCTGGGCATGCACCCCGGCCCACTGCTCGCTTACCTCATGGCCGACCCGGAACTCAGCCTGCAGAGCATGCTGATGGTGGCCGCGGTGATCGGGCGCACCAAGACCGCGGCCTACGTGGGCTGGGTGGCCTTGTTCAGTGTTTCCGCGGGCCTGATCTTTGGCGCCTGGGTCGACGGTGCGGCCTGGACGTCGCTGGCTGCGGTGATGGGCGCGTGTCTGGCCGGCCTGGCCGTGGCACTGGGCTGGTTGCGCCGGCGGCGGCGCATGGTTGTCGCGGCCTGA